In a single window of the Papaver somniferum cultivar HN1 chromosome 8, ASM357369v1, whole genome shotgun sequence genome:
- the LOC113305667 gene encoding uncharacterized protein LOC113305667, with the protein MVAMLKHFAKGIAPDSLDDYTQMAACIIYFYAKKFMDAIIWICNGRYMRQPTAQDTERILEENEDRGFPGAVASYDRWIWHSYFGLGGHNNDCNVLHASGLFDIELNGALPPYHYQINGRNYNTGYYLGDGAYHMYGCLVQAYKPASNNVESLFNQYQEAKRKYIERAFGGLKGKFGIILKPCRYYKKSDMKAIMRGCLIMHNMCVEMEYRNEDWGMIMGQEPQPPIKGNIRLPPQVFYNPARWVELREELTTHIWLRHGDGLRYGDIPNLVMDDALPEVHEGTTDVDTDEDQYDPQGDGAFYENGE; encoded by the exons atggttgccATGTTGAAACATTTTGCCAAAGGAATTGCACCAGATTCTCTAGATGATTACACACAAATGGCAGCATGCATTATCTACTTTTATGCTAAGAAGTTTATGGATGCAATTATTTGGATCTGTAATGGTCGATACATGCGTCAACCCACCGCTCAAGATACTGAGAGGATTTTGGAAGAGAATGAAGATCGTGGGTTTCCTGGG GCGGTAGCTTCATATGATAGATGGATATGGCATTCCTATTTTGGGTTGGGTGGGCATAATAATGATTGTAATGtcttgcatgcttcgggtttgttCGATATAGAACTTAATGGTGCATTACCTCCTTATCATTATCAAATCAATGGAAGAAACTACAATACGGGGTACTATCTAGGAGATGGAGCATATCATATGTATGGTTGTCTTGTGCAAGCATATAAACCCGCCTCAAACAATGTGGAAAGTCTTTTCAATCAATATCAAGAAGCAAAAAGGAAATACATTGAACGTGCATTTGGTGGTCTAAAGGGTAAGTTTGGTATTATATTGAAACCATGTCGTTATTATAAAAAATCAGACATGAAGGCAATTATGAGGGGGTGCTTGATAATGCACAATATGTGTGTTGAGATGGAATATCGCAATGAGGATTGGGGGATGATCATGGGACAAGAACCTCAACCGCCAATTAAAGGAAATATAAGGCTACCTCCTCAAGTATTTTACAATCCGGCGCGTTGGGTGGAACTTCGCGAAGAACTCACTACACACATTTGGCTACGACATGGAGATGGTTTGAGATATGGAGATATTCCGAACCTAGTAATGGATGATGCCTTACCGGAAGTTCATGAGGGTACAACCGACGTGGACACCGATGAAGACCAATATGACCCTCAAGGAGATGGAGCATTTTATGAGAATGGAGAGTAA